The window GTGTTACCATGGCATGTGTGCAGTTATTACCAAAGTGCAATGTTTGTATACTCACGTCATGTGCAAAGTGATTTGTGACATGGAGGAATTTCTCTTTCCGTGGAGTGATACTGTGTAACTAGGgttgatggagaaaaaaaacatgagatatGCAGAGACAATGTGAAAGTGTGTAGACAAGTAGCTTGAATATATGGGTAGAGAAACATGTAAAATTCAGACGCTTCTGTACATAGAGTGGCGTGTCAATGAACAGTTTCTTTTAAAATCATGTGAATCATATGCTGTGGCCTTCACAGTCACCAGATCTCAACCCAATTAGTACGAAAGTGAGAGTTGTCGGTGTATACCTGCAGCTCTCGGGTGTTGCGCAACTCTGTGCTGTGATCTCCTGGTTTGTCTCCACAATATGTAGACTCGTCAGAGACGGAGCTGACCTTCCTCCTGCAAGAGCTAGAAAAGCTGCACTGTGAGCACCATAGCATTccactgtactgtatgtagaTAAGACTTGTTTGCGGTTGTTAAACAAATGCTTTTCCTGTGTTTGCATACTTCATattatgtgtgtgaaaaaagtGCAGAGTCAGGGCAGGTGTTTGTGGATTTACCCTTTGTGTGTAGGCTGCGTTGTCTGCGTGACACCGTCTGCTGACCCCCGGGCAGGCGGTTGGCAGTTCCCACTCCATCCGGGTCTGTAGGTGCTGGCCTTTTAGACTTGGCAAAGTACAAAGGTGCTGAGGTGTGACTCAGGCGGTTTCTTCCTCGGCTGTCCTTGTCGATTATTCTGGACTTGGCCTTCTTAATAATAGTGCTCGATGTGGGAACCAGGCTGCCTAAATCTAGAGAAGGAAGATAATTAAGCTACATCGAAGACACATGTTTACTTCAGGAAGACATCTCGTATTTTGTTCCACTTACCTGCTGTGGATTGGTTGTTACTCAGTGTCAAAACTGTAGCTGATTGGTTGTTTATGGTGGTGGTAGAACAGCAAGCTGAAATGTTTGTGAGAGAAAAGGGTCAGAACCTTTCTAAAATATACTTATATTCAATAATATCATTAAACGACCTACATAGTTTATCGGTCAGTCACTTAGTCTGGCTCTCCACTCACCTGGTGCAGGTGTGGTGGATGGTGGAGTGAATGCACTCTTGCGTGAGGATCCCAGCGCAGCTCTGGACCTGCACCAATCAGATGGCAGTACAGGAGGTCACCAGCATGCTTAAGTTAAAGTTATGATACCTTTAGAActcaatacattttgaatatgtGACTCATGGTCTCCTTTCAGACAGGACAAAAGAAACACCCAACTAAGCAATCAAAGTTAAGACTGAAAGAGTAGCTCAGAAAAAGAAGTAATAAGAGAGGAAAGGTGTTGAGAGCGTACCACgggcagacaggtggacagaaaGTTACAGTGGCAGTGAAGATGGGCATCCAAGAGATGTAGAGAACACAGGAAGGAACATGGCTACAGAAGGCAGGGAGAGATTATATAGAAAGACATTAATGAAGAGtggaaatgatttatttcactttaaCGTGTTTGTATCCTGCGAAAGCACGTACCCATCTTTCTCTGTGACGTCTCCTCTGTGGTGAAGGGTCAACACATAAAGGACGGACATAGAAATGACACTGTCATGGGGaataaagaaatacatattATCATCATGTCACTACTAGATTTTTTGTTGACACACCACTCCCTCCCCGAACACATTTGTCTCAGTCTACCTGAAGGCCATGACAACGACCAGGGCGAGGATGGTTCCCTGCATGAACCTCTGGCTGATGCAGCCTGGATCTGGGACTGGACTCTGCCATAAACACAAAACGACAAACACTCAAAGTTGCAAATCCTGCTCTTCACGTATAACACAGTTTAAGAATAAATCCTTTAGTCATTATCACCACAGACCTTGCTCCCAGGTTTGACTGGCTTTTTCTTGAGGGGGCCACTTCCTGTTCTGCTAAAGTAACTCCCTGATTGGCTGCATggacaagaaagagaaaagtttTTTATGAATTCTTTGGAGAATTTTGGAGGcgtatttcttttaaatgtaaaagtgttttgtgttttttctttgtgcaggCAGCAATATTGAATCAGTTAATTATATCATAATATTTTCTAATGAAAACTAGTAAATTATCTTATTCACATACAAGATTCATACAAGTTCTTTCTCACCTGACTGTGCCTCCACTCACGGTGCTCTTCATGCTGTCAAGACGACGCAGCTTGGCCAGTTTGCGGCTCCAGCGCTCCAGCTCATCTATACGAGTCTCCAGGTTGTCTGTCAGCTTACACAGCTCCTTCACCGCTCCCACGTTCTCCATGAAGATACGGTCCTTTAGAATTAGAGAGGAAAGCTCTTAGTGTGTATGgaagttatgtgtgtgtgcccgatgtgtatttatgtgcatTTATTACCTTGTTGACGACCAACAGGTTGGGGATAGTTTCTCCGTTGGCGCACACCACGTCGCCCCCCTCCTTCACTGCTTCAGGCAAGATCTGCTGAACCTCTTGAGCGATCACTCCTGCAGTAGGACAGTGTTGTAGTGATGAAGAGCAGCAAAAGCAGATCAAGGAAACACTTGCACAACAATACACAAACAGCCAGAGAAAGGTAAAATTTTACGACATTTAGATGATAAGACGATGCACAGTGTACAAAGACATGAGGTGATTGGGGCAAACATTTGGTTATTCATGAAGTCGTTACCAGTCTCTGCAGTGGTCTCTATGCCCACGGTGGCAGCAAACTCAGGCTTGTACTGATAATGGACCAGCCTCATCTGAGAGATCCGTTTCAAATTGTCTGTGGTGTCGacctacacacagacagagtgaCAATGACGTCCATGCAGATGGTATGAAAACACGATGCTCATGTTGCAGATGAGAGTGCTTGGGTCAAGTACAATGAAAAGACACAAGTCAGAGTCGAACTGCAGAGTCAGCACGGACATTTGGATGACATGATTCATGGTGACGAGCACATGAGGCACACATTGACACAAGCTGACAGTttggaaacagacacacacacaaacacacaaccataTAGATACACAATGAGTGTCATCCTGACCTCCTGGACATTTTCTTTTGCCCTGATGTCAGACGGGTGTACCAGGGAGCCCATGACCTTCACGTTGCCGTGGACAACGAGGGCCTCGTCCGGCCGGTCGGTGTTGATGCCGACCCTCCCGTGGTGGTACACTGAGTCTGGCAGCTGACCTCGCTGCCACAGCACTTCGTTGTCACTTTCAAACTGGCCTGGGTTGGATGCCTGTAACAGAGAGACAAAGGTGCACAGACAATGTTCAGATGTTTCTGAAAGATTGGCTAAAAGAATGACTGCAATAattttaaaggaatatttcaaCATTGTGGAAAATATTTACTTTCTTGTTGAGTGTTTAAATCAGAAGATTGATGCCACTTTCCACTTTCTTTTGGtttgttatatatgtttatgtgcatgtaaaagatcttgaaagttaaaaagatcAAAGTCTGctccaacagaagctcctccctcccacaggaaacactgctcctgagaCGCtgcgtcagtagtcccgcctttaattatgtgacatcatcaagtcacacatttgcataattaatgtctagcagctagtttggctcATTAGAATTGATTTAGCTCAAACGATTTCTattagtaacccaaaataaaatcatatacCTGAAAGCCtaacatgtctcctttaatgcagcgctaagctaaccatctgcTGGTTACAGCTACATACTTATCATATAGACATGAGGTAAAAAAGCAAACTTTTCCCAGAATGTGGACCCATTCCTTCAGCACAATTTAAAGAACTCACTTTCATTGGACCTTATAACTTAGTCATAGTCTAATGACTATGTAAACAAAGTTATTTACTAAATTATGTCCTCCTGTAAGCACATTGGTTAGAAACAAGTACATGATTATGCTGCTTTCAAATAGGTCTAATACCAATTAAGCTTAGGTAATTAAATATACATTGTATTACATAGTTTATGTCATGTCAGGAGTAAGTGCAATACCATCATTGTCCACAGAAAACCATGTTTCTCCAAAGTTGAGGATTTTTAATGCTTTAGATCAACTGTGGTTCAAAAGTCATTTATGGGTGTAGCAAAAGCTCTAGTTAaacaagtcatttaaaaaacCACAGAATTATGTGAAAATTGCATTACCAcaaagctgaaaatgttttttattagcTCATGAAGGGTTGACATTTTGAAGACACGTGGGTTTCACAGGACGGTGACGACACACTTTGTTTCTCAATTTGAACTCTCCAAAAACTGCGTACAGTGGAGTGTACAGTATATGTGATCACAGCCACGCAGAATGGAAAGACAGACAATGGAGAAGATGTTGAGTTCTACACAGTGATGTTAAAGCGCAGAGAGGTATGTGTAGTAGAGCAAGAGAAAGGTGCCACATTAACAAGGGATATGATTGTTGTAGGAGGCAGACAGACATGGCCAGACGTTACCCTGACGATGATCCTCTCAGACGCCTGAGCAGCCACAGTGTAGCTCTGACTGTGGGACTGAGCGTGCAGCGCCACCACCAGCATGAAATACCTGCCAGGACGCAAACATCAGAAACAGATATGACTACTATAGCTTCTACTGGCTCATAGGGAATCACGTGCTATTCATGTGATGTCTTTTCACCTCTGGTCAGGGTTTGGTTTGCCTTTCTTCCTCATGTTATTTGCTGTGGTCTCGCTGAAGTGGAGCCGCCCCACTGTGACCTTTGTGACCTGCTCTGAGGGCAGGGTGACCCTGGCAGagacaaaatcagaaatatatGATGCAAAAAATCCTCCTTCTACAGATTTATACTGTTTCTGCTTCAGTTCAAGGACTGAGTCACAACGTTTCAAGTAATTTTCAAGCTAAATTAAACAGTTTTTCCTCTGGTTCACACTGGTCAGTAAAGATCCCTTCATAATGCACTTTCAGTCTAAATGATGCGAGACAAAATCACAGTCCTCACTCAATACAAAATTCCTCTTTTGTGCACAGCAAAAATCGCCTGTCCAATAATGTTGAAATAGCCTGCAAAATAACTGGCACGCAACAGCTTTCCTTGGCAGAtgtttaaaacagacaaattcTGCAGAAGGCAACATCGATGTTGGCCAACTCTGAACATCCACTCTTGGAGGAATTTGTCTTTCTCTCATCTGGATGGAGATACAGGCTTTTTTGGGGCAAAGCACAATAGGTTTAAATTTCCCCACTGTTCCAATCATAATAAGAGCACTTAATTTGCTAAAAAAACCTTGACTGCACTGCTCAGCAGCACTTCATTATTGTTTCAATTGATTATTTAATGAAcagatacattttctttttggttgGTTGTATGCTGTTTGTGATGTCCCATGTTCCCTTGTACAGCGTGTAGTCTTAGTACTTTCTTTTGTACAAAATCGATGTCGATGTTGTACCTCATCACTTGCACTGATAATGCTGTAGGCTTTTAATGAATGGTATGAACAGGAGGAATAATTACAGCAAGCAAAAACAGCTTTAATACGTATATCGGCAACTGACTTTTGCTTTAAGGGGAGACATTACAGGTAAAACATGGTTTTTCATGCACTGATCAGTTTTGAGATTTTGGGATACTCTGCTACCATAACACAAAAAAgcccaaaatacacatttatgttattattttagtTCAGATTTCTTTTCTGGACATGAAAGCAAATTGACATATATTGATTATCTAGcctaatttgcatatttaaacataaaatatcaataCAAACAAGAATTGTCTGAAGGTAAATAATCAATTGGGGAAGTTTCACAGTGATATGCATTGTAACAATTCTATTCACAATTTGAAtggtaaaatgtgtgaaattttACAATACATATCTTTCGTTTTTCATACCCAGAAATATCAACCTCAGTGGCAAGTTAACAGTTTTATTCCTTTCCATATCCTGAATGTTTTTACTGAGGGCTTTGTTTATATATCATGTATAGCCTGATATaagtaacatttatttattcgtAAAATCATggcaaaaaaatcttaaattgtGTATTTTTAGCGATTCATGACAGCATTTTCCGATTTATAGAGTTACAAATAGAGAAATCCAAAATTTGACTCTgacatgtcaacaaaatgaaaacaacagttttgaaCTTGGCTTTTTCCAGTGTTTAGATAGCTGTTCTGGTGCTAATTTGTTCATATTCTATTCGATCATGATTCACTTGCATAtcaaaacatacaatttcaaaaAGTTGTAATACAAAACCCATTTTTTTCCTAGTGTAATAAATCAACTGAGGGAAGTTTCGTGGTGATGTCACCTGTAGTGATAAGGGTGGAAAATCATGAACTTTTGCTTCAAAGTCTCACACTCACAGTACTGGCTTAAAGGGTCTCTTGCTGCGGTCAGACTGTGACTGCTCCACACTGATAGACTGATTCATGGCCTCCACCTAGCAACAaggagagaaataaaacacactcaATACACTGGAGAGCTAACAGTTATGTTTCATGGCCCATGTTGTGCCCTCAGTCACCTTTACTCCATTAAGTTTGAGATAGAAGCAGTCGATGGGCTGCAGGCCTTCGCTCGTCTTGATGTACTTGGGATCTCCCAGCATGCCGATGTACACCGTGACCTGGAAGTGGTTCTTCTTTTGGCAAACGAAAGCGTCATCAGCCAAGGAGAAGTTGAAGCCCTTGTCAGCGTCAACCCGGTAGGTCGGCATCGGACTGAAGACAGGGAAAGAGATGTGACGTGTGAGTGACGTGAACAGGAGGCTCACGTTTGTTCCAAGAAGAGTGGAAATAGGGTTTTTCCATAGTTATCACCAGGGGGAGACACTTGACCCTGTAACAGGGGGTTCCACATGTTTTTGGGGTATAAAGTGGTCATAGAAGAATGTGGCTTGAGTAACTGACTCTGATATAGAGCGGGTAAACCTGAGAGCCATCTTATTCTCCTGTGGTGCTGACATAAAATTAAGAGCTTAAGGAATTCAGTTTTTATGCAAATACAAAGCCCGTTGCACAGGCCCCGGGCCTCAGTCCTGGCATCATGCACAACCCTGAGGGCTAAGATCCACTGAAAGACTTACTTTCAAACCTGCTCCATATGTCTACATATTTTGGTCTGTAAAACACTAATTGTctctaaatgttttcaaatcGGTCCAGCAGATCACCTCGGCTGGCAGCTACAACACGGGATGCAATGGTTGCAATGTAATCCTTGAACAGTCAAAGTAAGGTCACTAAAAGTATTTGTTTTGGTCACTGGCAGGCtaacattgttattgttagtgtcCGAAAACATTAGGGAAAGGATCTGTACTTTTGTTAAGGATAAAATCCTTTTTGTATAACTAGAAACAGCCATGATATCACTTTCCCCAAAGCCACCAGAATCCATTTACATAAACAGTAATTCTTTTATCCTAAAACAAACTTCATTAAAATTTAATTGAAACTCTAAACCAAAACCGTTCGGTG is drawn from Sparus aurata chromosome 8, fSpaAur1.1, whole genome shotgun sequence and contains these coding sequences:
- the myrf gene encoding myelin regulatory factor isoform X5, which translates into the protein MLWLRAGHDITSSLEPANIDTSILEEYISKEDDSTDICFSEVHSAPNYSSPQAGVSSAGGLVCGVSPPIPLRQGAPLPGPPNCQNVYPPGPSLGLRHSYSCLGQQQQHQQQQQQQQQQAHIKPEHRGHYAPGTLPESPPDSSSEPYSPQQVNDPHMIRTMTPENMCHMTPTPPLPPHGHYPSMHRDMYLKPEPMISQYPIGPATSGSGDMQQTQMLHQLLQHPQGQEFVSISSHSGIPVHQAKKRKHSDSPNSTLNSQILTGIIKQEPGLMQDADNAYLDPNYQCIKWQPHQQNKWTPLYDANCKELPMPTYRVDADKGFNFSLADDAFVCQKKNHFQVTVYIGMLGDPKYIKTSEGLQPIDCFYLKLNGVKVEAMNQSISVEQSQSDRSKRPFKPVLVTLPSEQVTKVTVGRLHFSETTANNMRKKGKPNPDQRYFMLVVALHAQSHSQSYTVAAQASERIIVRVTSGHASNPGQFESDNEVLWQRGQLPDSVYHHGRVGINTDRPDEALVVHGNVKVMGSLVHPSDIRAKENVQEVDTTDNLKRISQMRLVHYQYKPEFAATVGIETTAETGVIAQEVQQILPEAVKEGGDVVCANGETIPNLLVVNKDRIFMENVGAVKELCKLTDNLETRIDELERWSRKLAKLRRLDSMKSTVSGGTVSQSGSYFSRTGSGPLKKKPVKPGSKSPVPDPGCISQRFMQGTILALVVVMAFSVISMSVLYVLTLHHRGDVTEKDGHVPSCVLYISWMPIFTATVTFCPPVCPWSRAALGSSRKSAFTPPSTTPAPACCSTTTINNQSATVLTLSNNQSTADLGSLVPTSSTIIKKAKSRIIDKDSRGRNRLSHTSAPLYFAKSKRPAPTDPDGVGTANRLPGGQQTVSRRQRSLHTKALAGGRSAPSLTSLHIVETNQEITAQSCATPESCSYTVSLHGKRNSSMSQITLHMTSTNSVWVRQCGATKGRLCPNHTETEFYGEQSTSTKGTHHLWSVPVMSFQDITYHFRVSLSSEVSCATEGETSSYSDYHFLIQSSCV
- the myrf gene encoding myelin regulatory factor isoform X4; translation: MDVVDETEALQRFFEGHDITSSLEPANIDTSILEEYISKEDDSTDICFSEVHSAPNYSSPQAGVSSAGGLVCGVSPPIPLRQGAPLPGPPNCQNVYPPGPSLGLRHSYSCLGQQQQHQQQQQQQQQQAHIKPEHRGHYAPGTLPESPPDSSSEPYSPQQVNDPHMIRTMTPENMCHMTPTPPLPPHGHYPSMHRDMYLKPEPMISQYPIGPATSGSGDMQQTQMLHQLLQHPQGQDGIPVHQAKKRKHSDSPNSTLNSQILTGIIKQEPGLMQDADNAYLDPNYQCIKWQPHQQNKWTPLYDANCKELPMPTYRVDADKGFNFSLADDAFVCQKKNHFQVTVYIGMLGDPKYIKTSEGLQPIDCFYLKLNGVKVEAMNQSISVEQSQSDRSKRPFKPVLVTLPSEQVTKVTVGRLHFSETTANNMRKKGKPNPDQRYFMLVVALHAQSHSQSYTVAAQASERIIVRVTSGHASNPGQFESDNEVLWQRGQLPDSVYHHGRVGINTDRPDEALVVHGNVKVMGSLVHPSDIRAKENVQEVDTTDNLKRISQMRLVHYQYKPEFAATVGIETTAETGVIAQEVQQILPEAVKEGGDVVCANGETIPNLLVVNKDRIFMENVGAVKELCKLTDNLETRIDELERWSRKLAKLRRLDSMKSTVSGGTVSQSGSYFSRTGSGPLKKKPVKPGSKSPVPDPGCISQRFMQGTILALVVVMAFSVISMSVLYVLTLHHRGDVTEKDGHVPSCVLYISWMPIFTATVTFCPPVCPWSRAALGSSRKSAFTPPSTTPAPACCSTTTINNQSATVLTLSNNQSTADLGSLVPTSSTIIKKAKSRIIDKDSRGRNRLSHTSAPLYFAKSKRPAPTDPDGVGTANRLPGGQQTVSRRQRSLHTKALAGGRSAPSLTSLHIVETNQEITAQSCATPESCSYTVSLHGKRNSSMSQITLHMTSTNSVWVRQCGATKGRLCPNHTETEFYGEQSTSTKGTHHLWSVPVMSFQDITYHFRVSLSSEVSCATEGETSSYSDYHFLIQSSCV
- the myrf gene encoding myelin regulatory factor isoform X7, with translation MDVVDETEALQRFFEGHDITSSLEPANIDTSILEEYISKEDDSTDICFSEVHSAPNYSSPQAGVSSAGGLVCGVSPPIPLRQGAPLPGPPNCQNVYPPGPSLGLRHSYSCLGQQQQHQQQQQQQQQQAHIKPEHRGHYAPGTLPESPPDSSSEPYSPQQVNDPHMIRTMTPENMCHMTPTPPLPPHGHYPSMHRDMYLKPEPMISQYPIGPATSGSGDMQQTQMLHQLLQHPQGQEFVSISSHSGIPVHQAKKRKHSDSPNSTLNSQILTGIIKQEPGLMQDADNAYLDPNYQCIKWQPHQQNKWTPLYDANCKELPMPTYRVDADKGFNFSLADDAFVCQKKNHFQVTVYIGMLGDPKYIKTSEGLQPIDCFYLKLNGVKVEAMNQSISVEQSQSDRSKRPFKPVLVTLPSEQVTKVTVGRLHFSETTANNMRKKGKPNPDQRYFMLVVALHAQSHSQSYTVAAQASERIIVRVTSGHASNPGQFESDNEVLWQRGQLPDSVYHHGRVGINTDRPDEALVVHGNVKVMGSLVHPSDIRAKENVQEVDTTDNLKRISQMRLVHYQYKPEFAATVGIETTAETGVIAQEVQQILPEAVKEGGDVVCANGETIPNLLVVNKDRIFMENVGAVKELCKLTDNLETRIDELERWSRKLAKLRRLDSMKSTVSGGTVSQSGSYFSRTGSGPLKKKPVKPGSKSPVPDPGCISQRFMQGTILALVVVMAFSVISMSVLYVLTLHHRGDVTEKDGSRAALGSSRKSAFTPPSTTPAPACCSTTTINNQSATVLTLSNNQSTADLGSLVPTSSTIIKKAKSRIIDKDSRGRNRLSHTSAPLYFAKSKRPAPTDPDGVGTANRLPGGQQTVSRRQRSLHTKALAGGRSAPSLTSLHIVETNQEITAQSCATPESCSYTVSLHGKRNSSMSQITLHMTSTNSVWVRQCGATKGRLCPNHTETEFYGEQSTSTKGTHHLWSVPVMSFQDITYHFRVSLSSEVSCATEGETSSYSDYHFLIQSSCV
- the myrf gene encoding myelin regulatory factor isoform X3 yields the protein MDVVDETEALQRFFEGHDITSSLEPANIDTSILEEYISKEDDSTDICFSEVHSAPNYSSPQAGVSSAGGLVCGVSPPIPLRQGAPLPGPPNCQNVYPPGPSLGLRHSYSCLGQQQQHQQQQQQQQQQAHIKPEHRGHYAPGTLPESPPDSSSEPYSPQQVNDPHMIRTMTPENMCHMTPTPPLPPHGHYPSMHRDMYLKPEPMISQYPIGPATSGSGDMQQTQMLHQLLQHPQGQEFVSISSHSGIPVHQAKKRKHSDSPNSTLNSQILTGLMQDADNAYLDPNYQCIKWQPHQQNKWTPLYDANCKELPMPTYRVDADKGFNFSLADDAFVCQKKNHFQVTVYIGMLGDPKYIKTSEGLQPIDCFYLKLNGVKVEAMNQSISVEQSQSDRSKRPFKPVLVTLPSEQVTKVTVGRLHFSETTANNMRKKGKPNPDQRYFMLVVALHAQSHSQSYTVAAQASERIIVRVTSGHASNPGQFESDNEVLWQRGQLPDSVYHHGRVGINTDRPDEALVVHGNVKVMGSLVHPSDIRAKENVQEVDTTDNLKRISQMRLVHYQYKPEFAATVGIETTAETGVIAQEVQQILPEAVKEGGDVVCANGETIPNLLVVNKDRIFMENVGAVKELCKLTDNLETRIDELERWSRKLAKLRRLDSMKSTVSGGTVSQSGSYFSRTGSGPLKKKPVKPGSKSPVPDPGCISQRFMQGTILALVVVMAFSVISMSVLYVLTLHHRGDVTEKDGHVPSCVLYISWMPIFTATVTFCPPVCPWSRAALGSSRKSAFTPPSTTPAPACCSTTTINNQSATVLTLSNNQSTADLGSLVPTSSTIIKKAKSRIIDKDSRGRNRLSHTSAPLYFAKSKRPAPTDPDGVGTANRLPGGQQTVSRRQRSLHTKALAGGRSAPSLTSLHIVETNQEITAQSCATPESCSYTVSLHGKRNSSMSQITLHMTSTNSVWVRQCGATKGRLCPNHTETEFYGEQSTSTKGTHHLWSVPVMSFQDITYHFRVSLSSEVSCATEGETSSYSDYHFLIQSSCV
- the myrf gene encoding myelin regulatory factor isoform X1, which codes for MDVVDETEALQRFFEGHDITSSLEPANIDTSILEEYISKEDDSTDICFSEVHSAPNYSSPQAGVSSAGGLVCGVSPPIPLRQGAPLPGPPNCQNVYPPGPSLGLRHSYSCLGQQQQHQQQQQQQQQQAHIKPEHRGHYAPGTLPESPPDSSSEPYSPQQVNDPHMIRTMTPENMCHMTPTPPLPPHGHYPSMHRDMYLKPEPMISQYPIGPATSGSGDMQQTQMLHQLLQHPQGQEFVSISSHSGIPVHQAKKRKHSDSPNSTLNSQILTGIIKQEPGLMQDADNAYLDPNYQCIKWQPHQQNKWTPLYDANCKELPMPTYRVDADKGFNFSLADDAFVCQKKNHFQVTVYIGMLGDPKYIKTSEGLQPIDCFYLKLNGVKVEAMNQSISVEQSQSDRSKRPFKPVLVTLPSEQVTKVTVGRLHFSETTANNMRKKGKPNPDQRYFMLVVALHAQSHSQSYTVAAQASERIIVRVTSGHASNPGQFESDNEVLWQRGQLPDSVYHHGRVGINTDRPDEALVVHGNVKVMGSLVHPSDIRAKENVQEVDTTDNLKRISQMRLVHYQYKPEFAATVGIETTAETGVIAQEVQQILPEAVKEGGDVVCANGETIPNLLVVNKDRIFMENVGAVKELCKLTDNLETRIDELERWSRKLAKLRRLDSMKSTVSGGTVSQSGSYFSRTGSGPLKKKPVKPGSKSPVPDPGCISQRFMQGTILALVVVMAFSVISMSVLYVLTLHHRGDVTEKDGHVPSCVLYISWMPIFTATVTFCPPVCPWSRAALGSSRKSAFTPPSTTPAPACCSTTTINNQSATVLTLSNNQSTADLGSLVPTSSTIIKKAKSRIIDKDSRGRNRLSHTSAPLYFAKSKRPAPTDPDGVGTANRLPGGQQTVSRRQRSLHTKALAGGRSAPSLTSLHIVETNQEITAQSCATPESCSYTVSLHGKRNSSMSQITLHMTSTNSVWVRQCGATKGRLCPNHTETEFYGEQSTSTKGTHHLWSVPVMSFQDITYHFRVSLSSEVSCATEGETSSYSDYHFLIQSSCV
- the myrf gene encoding myelin regulatory factor isoform X2, giving the protein MDVVDETEALQRFFEGHDITSSLEPANIDTSILEEYISKEDDSTDICFSEVHSAPNYSSPQAGVSSAGGLVCGVSPPIPLRQGAPLPGPPNCQNVYPPGPSLGLRHSYSCLGQQQQHQQQQQQQQQQAHIKPEHRGHYAPGTLPESPPDSSSEPYSPQQVNDPHMIRTMTPENMCHMTPTPPLPPHGHYPSMHRDMYLKPEPMISQYPIGPATSGSGDMQQTQMLHQLLQHPQGQEFVSISSHSGIPVHQAKKRKHSDSPNSTLNSQILTGIIKQEPGLMQDADNAYLDPNYQCIKWQPHQQNKWTPLYDANCKELPMPTYRVDADKGFNFSLADDAFVCQKKNHFQVTVYIGMLGDPKYIKTSEGLQPIDCFYLKLNGVKVEAMNQSISVEQSQSDRSKRPFKPVLVTLPSEQVTKVTVGRLHFSETTANNMRKKGKPNPDQRYFMLVVALHAQSHSQSYTVAAQASERIIVRASNPGQFESDNEVLWQRGQLPDSVYHHGRVGINTDRPDEALVVHGNVKVMGSLVHPSDIRAKENVQEVDTTDNLKRISQMRLVHYQYKPEFAATVGIETTAETGVIAQEVQQILPEAVKEGGDVVCANGETIPNLLVVNKDRIFMENVGAVKELCKLTDNLETRIDELERWSRKLAKLRRLDSMKSTVSGGTVSQSGSYFSRTGSGPLKKKPVKPGSKSPVPDPGCISQRFMQGTILALVVVMAFSVISMSVLYVLTLHHRGDVTEKDGHVPSCVLYISWMPIFTATVTFCPPVCPWSRAALGSSRKSAFTPPSTTPAPACCSTTTINNQSATVLTLSNNQSTADLGSLVPTSSTIIKKAKSRIIDKDSRGRNRLSHTSAPLYFAKSKRPAPTDPDGVGTANRLPGGQQTVSRRQRSLHTKALAGGRSAPSLTSLHIVETNQEITAQSCATPESCSYTVSLHGKRNSSMSQITLHMTSTNSVWVRQCGATKGRLCPNHTETEFYGEQSTSTKGTHHLWSVPVMSFQDITYHFRVSLSSEVSCATEGETSSYSDYHFLIQSSCV
- the myrf gene encoding myelin regulatory factor isoform X6 codes for the protein MDVVDETEALQRFFEGHDITSSLEPANIDTSILEEYISKEDDSTDICFSEVHSAPNYSSPQAGVSSAGGLVCGVSPPIPLRQGAPLPGPPNCQNVYPPGPSLGLRHSYSCLGQQQQHQQQQQQQQQQAHIKPEHRGHYAPGTLPESPPDSSSEPYSPQQVNDPHMIRTMTPENMCHMTPTPPLPPHGHYPSMHRDMYLKPEPMISQYPIGPATSGSGDMQQTQMLHQLLQHPQGQDGIPVHQAKKRKHSDSPNSTLNSQILTGIIKQEPGLMQDADNAYLDPNYQCIKWQPHQQNKWTPLYDANCKELPMPTYRVDADKGFNFSLADDAFVCQKKNHFQVTVYIGMLGDPKYIKTSEGLQPIDCFYLKLNGVKVEAMNQSISVEQSQSDRSKRPFKPVLVTLPSEQVTKVTVGRLHFSETTANNMRKKGKPNPDQRYFMLVVALHAQSHSQSYTVAAQASERIIVRASNPGQFESDNEVLWQRGQLPDSVYHHGRVGINTDRPDEALVVHGNVKVMGSLVHPSDIRAKENVQEVDTTDNLKRISQMRLVHYQYKPEFAATVGIETTAETGVIAQEVQQILPEAVKEGGDVVCANGETIPNLLVVNKDRIFMENVGAVKELCKLTDNLETRIDELERWSRKLAKLRRLDSMKSTVSGGTVSQSGSYFSRTGSGPLKKKPVKPGSKSPVPDPGCISQRFMQGTILALVVVMAFSVISMSVLYVLTLHHRGDVTEKDGHVPSCVLYISWMPIFTATVTFCPPVCPWSRAALGSSRKSAFTPPSTTPAPACCSTTTINNQSATVLTLSNNQSTADLGSLVPTSSTIIKKAKSRIIDKDSRGRNRLSHTSAPLYFAKSKRPAPTDPDGVGTANRLPGGQQTVSRRQRSLHTKALAGGRSAPSLTSLHIVETNQEITAQSCATPESCSYTVSLHGKRNSSMSQITLHMTSTNSVWVRQCGATKGRLCPNHTETEFYGEQSTSTKGTHHLWSVPVMSFQDITYHFRVSLSSEVSCATEGETSSYSDYHFLIQSSCV